The genomic window ATGAAATATGTATGGCCACCAATAATGATTGTTATTGAAAAACGTCAACAGGAAATATCTAATAGTCTTATTTTAGTAGAACATGCAAAGAAAGATTTAAATTTAGCAAAAATTAAAGCAGATAATTATTTAAAAACTGCTAAGAAAGAAGCAAAAACTATTATTGAAAAAGCTAATAAATATCAAGATGAAACAATACATACTGTAAAAATTATAGCTGAAAAAGAACGTAAAAAAATTTTAGAACAAGCTAAATTTGAAATTTCTCATGAATATCAAATAGCTTATGAAAATTTACGTAAACAAGTTTCTTTTCTTGTTATTACTTGTACTGAAAAGATTATTGAACAATCTATTAATAAAAATAATAATAATATCATTGTTAATAAAATAATTGATAAATTATAAGGATATTTGTAGTGATATCTAATTCTTTAACTATAGCTAGACCATATGCTAAAGCTGCTTTTAATTTTTCTATTGAAAAAAAAAATATAGAGTGTTGGCAAAAGATGTTAGAATTTGCAGCAAAAATTACTTATGATAAAAAAATATACCAAATATTAACTAATATAGTTATGCAAGAGATTTCTACTAAAATATTTATTAGTATTTGCGAAAATCATCTTGATAAGTATGCTATTAATTTTATTAAGATTATGGCTGAAAAAAGACGTTTACTTATTTTACCTGAAGTAGTAAAGCATTTTATTACGTTACGTTCTTCTTGGGAATCTATTATAAAAGTAGAAGTATTTTCTGCTAAAATATTAACTAAAAAACAAAAAGATATGCTTATTTTAATGATAGAAAAACGTTTTCAATGTAAAGTGAAATTAAATTGTAAAATTGATCATTTTTTACTTTCTGGTATAATAATTCGTATTAAAAATACAGTTATGAATGATAGTATTCGTAATCGTTTATTACGTATGTCAGATATTTTGCAATCTTAATTTGGAGTTTTAAATATGCAAATAGATTATACTGAAATCAGTGAATTAATTAAACAACGTATTAATCAATTTGATATATCTTTAGAAATTTATAATGAAGGAACTATTATTTCTGTAAGTGATGGAATTATTCATATACAAGGTTTATCTGAAGTTATGCAAGGTGAAATGATTTTATTACCGAATAATTCTTATGCCATTGCATTAAATTTAATTCGTGATTATGTAGGTGCTGTAGTTATAGGATCTTATATTAATTTAATTGTAGGAATGAAAGTAAAATGTACTGGTCATATTTTAAAAGTACCAGTTGGTTATAATTTTTTAGGTCGTGTTGTTAATGCACTTGGAATACCAATTGATGGTAAAGGAGAAATTAAAAATAATGGATTTTTTCCAATTGAAACTGAAGCACCTAGTGTTATAGAACGTCAATCTATTAGTACACCATTACAAACAGGTTATAAATCTATTGATGCTATGATTCCTATTGGTCGTGGTCAAAGAGAATTAATAATTGGTGATCGTCAAACTGGTAAAACTGCATTAGCAATTGATACGATTATTAATCAAAAAAAATCTGGAGTAAAATGTATTTATGTAGCTATTGGTCAAAAAGCTTCTAGTGTTGTTAATGTAGTGTCTAAAATAAAAGAATATGATGCATTATCTAATACTATTATTGTAGTAGCTACTGCGTCTGAATCTGCTTCATTACAATATCTTGCTCCTTATTCTGGTTGTACAATGGGAGAATATTTTCGTAATCATGGTGAAGATGCATTAATTGTATATGATGATTTATCTAAACAAGCTATTGCTTATCGTCAAATATCTTTATTACTTCGTCGTCCATCAGGGCGTGAAGCTTATCCAGGTGATATATTTTATTTACATTCTCGTTTATTAGAAAGATCAGCATGTGTAAATGTTAAATATGTTGAACATTTTACTAAAGGTAAAATTAAAAATAAAACTGGATCATTAACTGCTTTACCAATTATTGAAACTCAAGGAGGTGATGTATCAGCATTTATTCCTACTAATGTAATTTCAATTACAGATGGTCAAATATTTTTAGAATCTAATTTATTTAATTCAGGAATTTGTCCAGCAGTAAATCCAGGTATTTCAGTATCTAGAGTAGGTAGTGCAGCGCAAACTAAAATTATGAAAAAATTATCTAGTAGTATACGTACTACATTAGCACAATATCGTGAATTAGCTGCATTTTCTCAATTTTCTTCAGATTTAGATGAAATCACTCGTAAACAATTAATTTATGGTCAAAAAATAACTGAATTGTTAAAACAAAAACAATATATGCCTATGTCAATTGAACATCAATCTCTTATTTTTTATGCTGCAGAATGTGGTATTCTTGATAATATAGAAATTGAAAAAATTAATTATTTTGAAACTAATTTAATTTCTTATGTTGAACATCATCATAGTGATATATTGAAATATATTAATAATATTGGTGATTTTAATCATGATATAAAAGAAAAATTAAAAAATATTTTTAATATTTTTAAAGATATTTATTTTTAATATAAATATTTTTGTATATAAAATATATAAATTTTAATTTATAAATTAAGGAGTAAGGGTGGTTAGTATAAGAGCAATACGTAATAAAATTAATATTATTCATAATATTAAAAAAATTACAAAAACAATGGAATTAATTTCTGCATCTAAAATGCGTAAATCACAAGAACGTATTATAAATAATCATCCTTATATTACAGCTTATCATCAAGTAATTAATAATGTTATTTTAAAAAATTTAAAATATAAACATCCATATTTGAATTTATGTAAAATTAAACGTGTAATGTATGTAATTATATCTACTGATCGAGGTTTATGTGGAAGTTTAAATAATAATTTATTTTTAAAATTATTAATAGATATAAAACATTTATCTCAAAAAGGAATTGAAATAAATTTAATACTTATTGGTATTAAAGCTATTTCTTTTTTTAGTTCTTTAAATTACAAAATTCTTACTAAAATTACTAATTTTAGTAGGCAATCTTCTTTATTAGATTTAATGAAATTAGTAAAGATAATATTAAAATATTACAATGTAGGAAATTTTAATAAATTATATATTGTAAGTAATAAATTTGTTAATACAATGATTCAAAAACCTAAAATTATTCAATTATTACCATTATTACCTATAAATAATATCAAAATTAAAAAAAAATATTGGGATTATTTATATGAATCTGATTTTAAAACATTATTTAATATTTTATTATATTCTTATATTGAATCTCAAATTTATCAATGTTTTATAGAAAATTTAGCTAGTGAAAATGCTTCTAGAATGATTGCAATGAAATCTGCAACTGATAATGGAAATAGTTTAATAAAAAAATTTCAATTAATTCATAATAAAGCTCGTCAAGCTACTATTACACAAGAACTTACTGAAATTACTTCTGGAGCTTCTATTATTTAAGTAATTTATAAATTGAAGGTAGAGTATATTATATGATGACTGGAAAAATTGTTCAGATTATTGTTTCTGTAATAGATGTTGAATTTCCTCAGGAAGCTATACCAAAAATATATGATGCTCTTGAAGTTAAAAATGGAAATAAAAAACTGATTTTAGAAGTACAGCAACAATTAAATTTAAGTATAGTTCGATGTATAGCAATGGGAATATCAGATGGTTTGCGTCGTGGTATGAAAGTAAAAAATTTAGGACATCCTATTCAAGTTCCAGTAGGTAAAGCTACTTTAGGTAGAATGATGAATGTATTAGGTGATCCTATAGATCAAAAAGGTAAAATTAATGAAATAGAGAGATGGAGTATTCATCGTTCTGCACCTAATTATACAGAACTTACTAATTCTCAAGAATTACTTGAAACTGGTATTAAAGTAATGGATTTAATTTGTCCCTTTTCTAAAGGAGGTAAGATAGGTCTTTTTGGTGGTGCCGGTGTAGGTAAAACTGTT from Serratia symbiotica includes these protein-coding regions:
- the atpH gene encoding ATP synthase subunit delta (start shifted one codon down), encoding MSNSLTIARPYAKAAFNFSIEKKNIECWQKMLEFAAKITYDKKIYQILTNIVMQEISTKIFISICENHLDKYAINFIKIMAEKRRLLILPEVVKHFITLRSSWESIIKVEVFSAKILTKKQKDMLILMIEKRFQCKVKLNCKIDHFLLSGIIIRIKNTVMNDSIRNRLLRMSDILQS
- the atpG gene encoding ATP synthase gamma chain; the protein is MVSIRAIRNKINIIHNIKKITKTMELISASKMRKSQERIINNHPYITAYHQVINNVILKNLKYKHPYLNLCKIKRVMYVIISTDRGLCGSLNNNLFLKLLIDIKHLSQKGIEINLILIGIKAISFFSSLNYKILTKITNFSRQSSLLDLMKLVKIILKYYNVGNFNKLYIVSNKFVNTMIQKPKIIQLLPLLPINNIKIKKKYWDYLYESDFKTLFNILLYSYIESQIYQCFIENLASENASRMIAMKSATDNGNSLIKKFQLIHNKARQATITQELTEITSGASII
- the atpA gene encoding ATP synthase subunit alpha; translation: MQIDYTEISELIKQRINQFDISLEIYNEGTIISVSDGIIHIQGLSEVMQGEMILLPNNSYAIALNLIRDYVGAVVIGSYINLIVGMKVKCTGHILKVPVGYNFLGRVVNALGIPIDGKGEIKNNGFFPIETEAPSVIERQSISTPLQTGYKSIDAMIPIGRGQRELIIGDRQTGKTALAIDTIINQKKSGVKCIYVAIGQKASSVVNVVSKIKEYDALSNTIIVVATASESASLQYLAPYSGCTMGEYFRNHGEDALIVYDDLSKQAIAYRQISLLLRRPSGREAYPGDIFYLHSRLLERSACVNVKYVEHFTKGKIKNKTGSLTALPIIETQGGDVSAFIPTNVISITDGQIFLESNLFNSGICPAVNPGISVSRVGSAAQTKIMKKLSSSIRTTLAQYRELAAFSQFSSDLDEITRKQLIYGQKITELLKQKQYMPMSIEHQSLIFYAAECGILDNIEIEKINYFETNLISYVEHHHSDILKYINNIGDFNHDIKEKLKNIFNIFKDIYF
- the atpF gene encoding ATP synthase subunit b, whose product is MNFNATIIGQAISFILFVLFCMKYVWPPIMIVIEKRQQEISNSLILVEHAKKDLNLAKIKADNYLKTAKKEAKTIIEKANKYQDETIHTVKIIAEKERKKILEQAKFEISHEYQIAYENLRKQVSFLVITCTEKIIEQSINKNNNNIIVNKIIDKL